The following proteins are co-located in the Hevea brasiliensis isolate MT/VB/25A 57/8 chromosome 11, ASM3005281v1, whole genome shotgun sequence genome:
- the LOC110655083 gene encoding protein OXIDATIVE STRESS 3, with product MTLQKINPNKEEQDPFWEAMEGGDGASQYESTSAESSMEDSTNSADSSSSIDLVEDASSSTSSSSSSSTLISHTNGPLYELSELMAQLPISRGLSKFYQGKSQSYTSLASVKSLEDLAKKVTTVTPYRSKIKSCKSYAGALDVQKCYSPKATISKRGSSSRGSLLSSLGKRGSLAGDC from the exons ATGACTCTGCAGAAGATAAACCCTAATAAAGAAGAGCAAGATCCCTTCTGGGAAGCCATGGAAGGTGGTGATGGTGCTTCTCAGTATGAATCAACATCAGCTGAATCCTCCATGGAAGATTCAACAAACTCAGCTGATTCTTCCTCTTCAATAGATTTAGTTGAAGATGCATCTTCTTCAAcatcatcttcatcatcatcatcaacattGATATCACATACAAATGGACCTCTATATGAATTATCAGAGCTCATGGCCCAACTTCCCATCAG TAGAGGTCTTTCAAAGTTTTATCAAGGGAAGTCTCAGTCTTACACATCTCTAGCAAGTGTGAAGAGCTTAGAAGATCTTGCAAAGAAAGTGACTACTGTGACTCCATACAGATCTAAAATAAAGTCATGCAAGAGCTATGCTGGGGCTTTAGATGTTCAAAAGTGTTACAGTCCAAAGGCTACCATATCAAAAAGGGGTTCAAGTTCAAGAGGATCTCTTTTATCTTCTTTAGGTAAGAGAGGTTCTTTAGCGGGCGATTGCTAG
- the LOC110656480 gene encoding arginine--tRNA ligase, cytoplasmic-like, whose product MIGSSFTILLAPVSPSPFLSFNRLSHFHHSAVSTSDLFRATSKRLALATKTQSISTMANTNEENCGNLKKQLAKLFEASLRETVPSEPDVEPLVAACTAKFGDYQCNYAMSLWSKIKGKNSEFKGPPAVGQAVMRNLPPSEMIESCSVAGPGFVNIVLSKSWLAEKIQKMLVAGIDTWAPKISVKRAVVDFSSPNIAKEMHVGHLRSTIIGDTLARMLEFSKVDVLRRNHVGDWGTQFGMLIEFLFEKFPNFEDVNERAIGDLQAFYKASKQRFDAESAFKERAQKAVVRLKGGEPKYRQAWVKICDISRKEFDKVYQCLGVHLEEKGESFYNPFFPGVIEALSNQGLVQESEGARVIFIEGINIPLIVVKSDGGYNYASTDLTALWYRLNEEKAERIIYVTDVGQQQHFDMVFKAAKRAGWLPAGDRMFPKASHVGFGLVLGDDGKRFRTRATEVVRLVDLLDEAKTRSKAALVERGKTEEWTEEELEQTAEAIGYGAIKYADLKNNRLTNYTFNYDQMLNDKGNTAVYLLYAHARICSIIKKSGKDIEELKKTGVLALGHPDERALGLHLLQFAETVEEACTNLLPNVLCEYLYNLSEYFTKFYSNCQVVGSAEETSRLLLCEATAVVMRKCFFLLGIVPVYKI is encoded by the exons aTGATAGGGTCCTCCTTTACCATTCTGCTCGCGCCGGTATCTCCTTCTCCTTTCCTCTCCTTCAATCGTCTCTCTCATTTCCACCACTCTGCTGTCTCCACCTCTG ACTTGTTCAGAGCGACATCTAAAAGACTTGCTTTAGCTACAAAGACACAGTCGATATCGACCATGGCGAAT ACGAATGAGGAGAACTGTGGTAATTTAAAGAAACAATTAGCAAAATTGTTTGAAGCATCTCTTAGAGAGACTGTCCCTAGTGAGCCCGATGTTGAGCCTTTGGTTGCTGCCTGCACTGCCAAATTCGGTGACTACCAATG TAATTATGCCATGAGCCTTTGGTCTAAAATAAAGGGAAAAAATAGTGAATTTAAGGGCCCTCCAGCAGTTGGACAG GCTGTAATGAGGAATCTTCCTCCTTCTGAAATGATAGAATCTTGCTCTGTGGCAGGACCTGGTTTTGTTAATATTGTTTTGTCAAAGAGCTGGTTGGCTGAG AAAATTCAAAAGATGCTAGTTGCTGGTATTGATACTTGGGCACCCAAGATTTCGGTCAAAAGGGCTGTAGTTGACTTTTCCTCACCTAATATTGCAAAAGAAATGCATGTTGGCCATTTAAGGTCTACTATTATTGGTGACACACTAGCCCGAATGCTTGAATTTTCGAAGGTTGATGTGCTTCGACGAAATCATGTTGGTGATTGGGGGACACAG TTTGGTATGTTGATTGAATTCCTCTTCGAAAAGTTCCCAAATTTTGAAGATGTTAATGAAAGAGCCATCGGAGATTTACAG GCATTCTATAAGGCATCAAAACAGAGGTTTGATGCTGAATCTGCTTTCAAGGAGAGGGCACAGAAAGCAGTTGTTCGCCTTAAG GGTGGAGAGCCCAAGTACCGGCAAGCATGGGTGAAGATCTGTGACATTAGCAGGAAGGAGTTTGATAAGGTCTATCAATGCCTTGGAGTTCATCTCGAGGAAAAG GGAGAAAGCTTTTACAATCCATTCTTTCCTGGGGTTATAGAGGCATTGAGCAATCAAGGATTGGTTCAAGAAAGTGAAGGCGCTCGTGTAATCTTTATTGAAGGAATTAATATACCTCTTATTGTTGTGAAGAGTGATGGTGGTTACAACTACGCTTCAACTGATCTAACTGCCCTTTG GTATCGCCTTAATGAAGAGAAAGCTGAGCGGATTATATATGTTACTGATGTTGGCCAGCAGCAGCACTTTGATATGGTATTCAAA GCTGCCAAACGTGCGGGTTGGCTTCCTGCTGGAGATAGAATGTTTCCAAAAGCTAGCCATGTTGGATTTGGCCTTGTTCTTGGAGATGATGGCAAGCGCTTTAGAACTCGGGCCACTGAAGTGGTTCGGTTGGTTGATTTACTAGATGAAGCAAAGACTCGTAGCAAAGCAGCACTTGTTGAGCGTG GTAAGACCGAAGAGTGGACTGAAGAGGAGCTTGAGCAGACTGCTGAGGCCATTGGTTATGGCGCTATCAA GTATGCTGACTTGAAGAACAACAGATTGACGAATTACACATTCAACTATGATCAGATGCTTAATGATAAG GGAAATACTGCTGTTTATTTGTTATATGCACATGCTCGGATCTGTTCAATCATCAAGAAATCTGGTAAAGACATAGAGGAACTGAAGAAA ACGGGGGTTTTGGCATTGGGTCATCCTGATGAGCGTGCACTAGGGCTTCATTTACTACAGTTTGCTGAG ACCGTTGAGGAGGCTTGCACCAATCTCCTGCCAAATGTGTTGTGTGAATATCTCTATAATTTATCTGAATACTTCACCAAATTTTATTCCAATTGCCAG GTTGTTGGGTCAGCCGAGGAAACAAGCAGACTTTTGCTGTGTGAAGCAACAGCCGTGGTCATGAGGAAATGCTTTTTCCTTCTTGGAATTGTACCTGTTTACAAGATATGA